The Neoarius graeffei isolate fNeoGra1 chromosome 10, fNeoGra1.pri, whole genome shotgun sequence genome has a segment encoding these proteins:
- the rhoaa gene encoding rho-related GTP-binding protein RhoA-A, with the protein MAAIRKKLVIVGDGACGKTCLLIVFSKDQFPEVYVPTVFENYVADIEVDGKQVELALWDTAGQEDYDRLRPLSYPDTDVILMCFSIDSPDSLENIPEKWTPEVKHFCPNVPIILVGNKKDLRNDEHTRRELAKMKQEPVKAEEGRDMANRINASGYLECSAKTKDGVREVFEMATRAALQAKKRSKKNVCALL; encoded by the exons ATGGCTGCAATTCGCAAGAAGCTGGTGATAGTTGGTGATGGAGCATGTGGAAAGACCTGTCTACTCATCGTTTTTAGTAAGGACCAGTTTCCTGAGGTCTACGTCCCCACAGTGTTTGAGAATTACGTCGCAGATATCGAGGTAGACGGTAAACAG gtggaGCTGGCACTGTGGGACACGGCAGGACAGGAAGACTACGACAGACTGAGGCCACTCTCCTACCCCGATACTGATGTCATCCTCATGTGCTTCTCTATTGACAGCCCTGACAGTCTGG AAAACATTCCAGAGAAATGGACACCAGAGGTGAAGCACTTCTGTCCCAACGTTCCCATCATCCTGGTGGGAAACAAAAAGGACCTTCGGAACGATGAACACACACGGAGGGAGCTTGCCAAGATGAAACAG GAGCCTGTTAAAGCAGAAGAGGGCAGAGACATGGCCAATCGCATCAACGCCTCCGGTTATCTGGAGTGTTCTGCCAAAACTAAAGACGGCGTGAGGGAAGTGTTTGAAATGGCTACCAGGGCGGCGCTGCAGGCCAAGAAACGTAGCAAGAAGAACGTTTGTGCTCTCCTATAA
- the ndufb11 gene encoding NADH dehydrogenase [ubiquinone] 1 beta subcomplex subunit 11, mitochondrial isoform X2 — protein sequence MDGMDISPNPDYHGFSDDPFVDEWNMRLSFFFSISMAIVIGGTFIHYLPDHGMRQWARREAERLIVLREAQGLPLIDENYYDPSKIVLPSSSDE from the exons ATGGATGGGatggacatttcacct AACCCAGACTACCATGGCTTCTCGGACGACCCGTTTGTAGACGAGTGGAACATGAGGTTGTCTTTTTTCTTCAGCATTTCCATGGCCATTGTTATCGGGGGAACGTTCATCCACTATTTACCGGATCACGG TATGAGGCAGTGGGCTCGACGGGAGGCCGAGCGGCTCATTGTACTCCGAGAGGCTCAGGGTCTGCCTCTGATCGATGAGAACTACTACGACCCGAGCAAGATCGTCCTCCCTTCGTCTTCAGACGAGTAA
- the ndufb11 gene encoding NADH dehydrogenase [ubiquinone] 1 beta subcomplex subunit 11, mitochondrial isoform X1, which translates to MASQLSRVWAGLCRTRVNSAHLRRAVSQSRTSGAAGTASVTDLQPAAHADDSHGHAEVNPFDKNPDYHGFSDDPFVDEWNMRLSFFFSISMAIVIGGTFIHYLPDHGMRQWARREAERLIVLREAQGLPLIDENYYDPSKIVLPSSSDE; encoded by the exons ATGGCGTCCCAGCTGAGCCGGGTCTGGGCCGGTTTGTGCCGGACTCGGGTAAATTCGGCTCATTTGCGGCGCGCGGTGTCTCAGAGCCGGACTTCCGGAGCCGCCGGAACCGCGAGCGTGACGGATTTACAGCCGGCGGCGCACGCGGACGACAGCCACGGACACGCAGAGGTCAACCCGTTCGACAAG AACCCAGACTACCATGGCTTCTCGGACGACCCGTTTGTAGACGAGTGGAACATGAGGTTGTCTTTTTTCTTCAGCATTTCCATGGCCATTGTTATCGGGGGAACGTTCATCCACTATTTACCGGATCACGG TATGAGGCAGTGGGCTCGACGGGAGGCCGAGCGGCTCATTGTACTCCGAGAGGCTCAGGGTCTGCCTCTGATCGATGAGAACTACTACGACCCGAGCAAGATCGTCCTCCCTTCGTCTTCAGACGAGTAA
- the tpk2 gene encoding thiamin pyrophosphokinase 2 isoform X2, whose protein sequence is MSTTLLSWSEKILQLLRRMNSFHLPGSSLEKCLRFEIAGQHVGWIRPDVASVLHRFPDVFCTVAGAIELCPTLDSYERRTQAVEVVLQKYAVMPRFCDTPLMDIERAATSLFGVKRYGVHVNGFSRDREGKLSMWLGRRSNTKQTYPGKLDNLAAGGLAAGCSVKHTLVKECEEEACIPPSLAQRAQPVGTISYTYEDDEGVFPECQFVFDLELPNDFKPQIGDGEVQEFYFYPIDKVKELITSEEFKPNCAMVVLDFLIRHSVIEPDSELYYQEFVVGLHRSL, encoded by the exons ATGAGCACAACGTTGTTGTCTTGGTCTGAAAAAATACTGCAGCTTCTGCGCCGGATGAACAGCTTTCATTTGCCAG gCTCTAGTTTAGAGAAATGTCTGCGGTTCGAGATTGCAGGTCAGCATGTGGGCTGGATCAGGCCGGATGTAGCGTCAGTGCTGCACCGTTTCCCAGATGTCTTCTGTACAGTAGCGGGCGCTATAGAGCTCTGCCCCACGCTAGACTCGTATgagcgcaggactcaggcggtggaggTCGTGCTGCAG AAGTACGCGGTGATGCCAAGGTTCTGTGACACTCCGCTGATGGACATAGAGAGAGCAGCGACAA GTCTGTTTGGAGTGAAGCGTTATGGCGTCCATGTTAATGGATTCAGTCGAGACAGAGAGGGGAAGCTGAGCATGTGGCTCGGCAGGAGATCCAACACTAAACAGACTTATCCTGGAAAACTGGACAAcctg gcagcaGGGGGTCTTGCGGCCGGATGCAGTGTTAAACACACGCTGGTGAAAGAGTGTGAGGAGGAAGCATGCATCCCTCCATCACTGGCACAGAGAGCACAACCTGTAGGAACCATCAG CTACACGTACGAGGACGATGAGGGCGTGTTCCCCGAGTGCCAGTTCGTCTTTGATTTGGAGCTCCCAAACGATTTCAAGCCTCAGATTGGAGACGGAGAAGTGCAAGAGTTTTATTTCTACCCCATCGACAAG gtGAAGGAACTGATCACAAGTGAGGAGTTTAAGCCAAATTGTGCCATGGTGGTGCTGGATTTCCTCATCAGACACTCCGTCATAGAACCTGACTCAG aactgtaTTATCAGGAGTTTGTCGTCGGTCTGCACAGATCATTATAG
- the tpk2 gene encoding thiamin pyrophosphokinase 2 isoform X1: protein MSTTLLSWSEKILQLLRRMNSFHLPGSSLEKCLRFEIAGQHVGWIRPDVASVLHRFPDVFCTVAGAIELCPTLDSYERRTQAVEVVLQVLREEAGFTCLKGWRNEKYAVMPRFCDTPLMDIERAATSLFGVKRYGVHVNGFSRDREGKLSMWLGRRSNTKQTYPGKLDNLAAGGLAAGCSVKHTLVKECEEEACIPPSLAQRAQPVGTISYTYEDDEGVFPECQFVFDLELPNDFKPQIGDGEVQEFYFYPIDKVKELITSEEFKPNCAMVVLDFLIRHSVIEPDSELYYQEFVVGLHRSL from the exons ATGAGCACAACGTTGTTGTCTTGGTCTGAAAAAATACTGCAGCTTCTGCGCCGGATGAACAGCTTTCATTTGCCAG gCTCTAGTTTAGAGAAATGTCTGCGGTTCGAGATTGCAGGTCAGCATGTGGGCTGGATCAGGCCGGATGTAGCGTCAGTGCTGCACCGTTTCCCAGATGTCTTCTGTACAGTAGCGGGCGCTATAGAGCTCTGCCCCACGCTAGACTCGTATgagcgcaggactcaggcggtggaggTCGTGCTGCAGGTGCTCAGAGAGGAGGCGGGGTTTACATGTCTAAAGGGGTGGAGAAATGAG AAGTACGCGGTGATGCCAAGGTTCTGTGACACTCCGCTGATGGACATAGAGAGAGCAGCGACAA GTCTGTTTGGAGTGAAGCGTTATGGCGTCCATGTTAATGGATTCAGTCGAGACAGAGAGGGGAAGCTGAGCATGTGGCTCGGCAGGAGATCCAACACTAAACAGACTTATCCTGGAAAACTGGACAAcctg gcagcaGGGGGTCTTGCGGCCGGATGCAGTGTTAAACACACGCTGGTGAAAGAGTGTGAGGAGGAAGCATGCATCCCTCCATCACTGGCACAGAGAGCACAACCTGTAGGAACCATCAG CTACACGTACGAGGACGATGAGGGCGTGTTCCCCGAGTGCCAGTTCGTCTTTGATTTGGAGCTCCCAAACGATTTCAAGCCTCAGATTGGAGACGGAGAAGTGCAAGAGTTTTATTTCTACCCCATCGACAAG gtGAAGGAACTGATCACAAGTGAGGAGTTTAAGCCAAATTGTGCCATGGTGGTGCTGGATTTCCTCATCAGACACTCCGTCATAGAACCTGACTCAG aactgtaTTATCAGGAGTTTGTCGTCGGTCTGCACAGATCATTATAG